In Hoeflea sp. IMCC20628, the DNA window CGACGCCACCGTTGCGCTGAATCTTTCCGGCAGGGTCGGAAAGCGGTGCCGATCCTTACAATCATCGCGGTGAAGAAGCGGGTATCATCATATCGGGCCAGTTGGACCTTTGGCTTGATGATCAACATATCCGGCTGAACGAAGGCGACAGTTTTGCATTTTCCAGCGAGCGGCTGCATCGCTATGCAAATCCGACTGACCAGGACACCGTTGTCATCTGGGCGATCAGTCCGCCAACCTACTGAAATGTAAAGCGACGGCCTGACACGCTCCTCGACCGGTTCACACATCATGTGCCAAGCGGCCAGAGCGGTAATCATCTCAACGCCTCAAGCATCGGAATGATCGAAAATTTGCCCTCGGCAGCACGCTCAGTCAACGTTCGGAGATAACCACCCGGCGACCGGATAACATCGGCACGTTCGAGAATAGCCGCAATGATGATCGCGGTCTGTGCTTCACCCAGGATTTGGTTGGCTTGCGCCCAGGCGTCGGGTGAAACCCCCAGCATGGTGCGTACCAGATCGGCCGTTCGATAAAGTTCGGACCAGCTGGAAATGCCGGAACGGGCGTAATCGAGGACTTGCGGACAGGATTTAAGCACGAAACCCAAAGTAGGCAAACCAGTTCCTGCTCTCAGTTTTCCTCGAGCAGTTTCTTCACTCTTGGTTTGAAGCGATACGAAGGACACCGAATTTGGATTTTCCTCTGAATTAGTCTTTAGCTGTTTATCAAAATGGGATTCTGGTTTTGAATTCTGAATATGGTGCGCATTTTGCACGTCATTGCCGCTCAAATCATCAGTATTACCCAATGTTTCTCCGGTTTTATCCTCCTGACTGGCGGCAAGCTCATCAAGCTTGTCTTCCGAAGTGCTCTCAAGCCAGAGAGTTTCGACATCAACACGCAGGTGCCTTAGCGCGGTTACCCGCAAATCCAAGCTCTCGAGATCGGTAACCCGAGAGACCCGGCCTGAAAGGCCTGTGAGGCGGTCAAACAGCGCCGTCATATCAACCCGCGAAATACTCCCGGCGGCGGCCTCCTCGCTCAGCTCCAACAGCAGTTTTGAAATATCGCGCAGATGAATGGTGATTTCAGCCCGTAGCTTTCTTAGCGCTGAAGCTCTTGCCCGTTCGCGCTCGGCTGCAGCATGAATGTCAGGCGCAGCGGCTGCCAATGCAGCCAGATCAAACCCAAACGCCTGATCGATCTCGCCTGTATCCGAGCGATGGACATAGCGCTTGCCGTTGGGGCTGTCGCGTCTGAGGATCAGTCCCGCTTCCACAAGGGCCGCCAAATGCCTGCGAAGCGTTGCCGGCGACATTCCGCGACACC includes these proteins:
- the repC gene encoding plasmid replication protein RepC, which translates into the protein MEEQFATTPFGGRGVSRASMAVHQQLKRLRQQMGQPADCQTDRSCAAGSDSNASGDYDKWQLLKALTEARGYFGLSDRSLAVLEALTSFHTSKTLNAGAPIIVFPSNRALSLRCRGMSPATLRRHLAALVEAGLILRRDSPNGKRYVHRSDTGEIDQAFGFDLAALAAAAPDIHAAAERERARASALRKLRAEITIHLRDISKLLLELSEEAAAGSISRVDMTALFDRLTGLSGRVSRVTDLESLDLRVTALRHLRVDVETLWLESTSEDKLDELAASQEDKTGETLGNTDDLSGNDVQNAHHIQNSKPESHFDKQLKTNSEENPNSVSFVSLQTKSEETARGKLRAGTGLPTLGFVLKSCPQVLDYARSGISSWSELYRTADLVRTMLGVSPDAWAQANQILGEAQTAIIIAAILERADVIRSPGGYLRTLTERAAEGKFSIIPMLEALR
- a CDS encoding cupin domain-containing protein, giving the protein MISGQLDLWLDDQHIRLNEGDSFAFSSERLHRYANPTDQDTVVIWAISPPTY